One Skermanella sp. TT6 genomic window, TCCGCGACGGGATGGACGAGCGCGACAGAGGCCATGGTCAACTCCCGGACTGAAAGCCGTGGTACTGAAAGCCGTGCAGGCTTTTCCTCAGGGTCGGACGACGCCCAGCAGGTGCGCCAGGTCCTTGAAGAAGATCCTCACATGCGCGGCCGGCTTGGCGCGCACCAGTTCCTTGTTCATATAGGCGTCCCAGGTCAGCTTCTGGACGTCGGGATCGCGGCAGATGCCGACGAAACGCTCGCGCCGCTTGTCGCTGCTGTACCAGAAATGCTGCATCATCCCGAGGATCCAGAAGACCCGTCCATGGGCCTTCATGAAGCGCTTGCGCGCTCCCGCCAGCGCCCGGGCGTCGCCCGTCGACAGGAAGGCCTCGACCGCTTCGGCCGCGAAGCGCCCGCCCGCCATGGCGTAATAGATGCCCTCGCCCGAGGCCGGCGCCACGACCCCGGCGGCGTCGCCGGCCAGCACCACGTCGCGGCCGTTGTCCCAGCGCTTCAACGGTTTCATGGGGATCGGCGCTCCTTCCCGGCGGATCGTCTCGACCGCGTCCAGCCCCGTGGCGGCCCGCAGGTCGCCGACCGACCGGCGCAGCGCGAAGCCCTTGCGGGCGGAACCGGTGCCGATGCTGGTCGTGTCGCCGTGGGGGAAGATCCAGGCGTAGAAGTCGGGCGACAAGCGGCCCTGGTAGAAGACGTCACACCGCGACCCGTCGAAGTCGGCCGCACCTTCCCGGGGCGACCTCACGATCTCGTGATAGGCGAAGACGCACCGCATGCGGTCCGACCCTGGAACCTCCTGCCGGGCCACGGCGGAGAGGGCGCCGTCCGCGCCGATCACCGCGCGGGTCCGGGCCATGCCCGCACCTTCGGCGGCCGCGTAATGGACCGTGGCGACGCCGCCGGGATCGCGCGTGACGGCGGTGAAGCTGCCGGTGCGCCGCTCGGCCCCCGCAAGGGCGGCCCGGTCCCGCAGGTACTCGTCGAACACCTCGCGGTCCACCATGCCGACGAAGCCGCCGTCGATCGGCATGTCGACCCGCCGCTCCGACGGGGAGATCATGCGCGCCGACCGTGCCCGGGCGACCAGCAGGTAGTCGGGGATCCTGAACTCCCGGATCAGCCGGGGCGGGATGGCGCCGCCGCACGGCTTGATCCGGCCCGCCTTGTCCAGCAGCAGGACCGAGCGGCCGAGCCGCGCCAGGTCCTCCGCCGCCGTCGCCCCGGCCGGCCCGCCGCCGACCACCACCGCATCGTAAATCTTACCCGTCATGGGACCTCCGGAAAGGTCTGGCGCAGCGCGAAGGCGCCCACCAGCATGCCGATGACATAGAGGCTGGTCCCCGTGGCGTTGTACCAGGGAGCGCGCTCGCGCGGGCTTTCCAGCAGGCGGAACATCAGGAAGATCTGGACGCCCAGCAGCAGCGCCACGACGGCCGCATGGACCGGACGCTGCCACAGCGCCAGCATCGCGACCACCGCGACCTGCGGCACGACCATGACCGCGCAGGCCAGCCGCGCGGCCCGCTCGACGCCGAGGCTGGCCGGCAGCGAGGCGATGCCCATGCGCCGGTCGCCCTCGACCGACTTGAAATCGTTGAGCGTCATGATGCCGTGGGCGCCGACGCTGTAGAGCCCGGCCAGCGCCAGGATGCGCCAGTCCGGCCGGGCCGCCATCATGACCGCCGCCCCGGTGAACCAGGGCAGGCCCTCGTAGCAGGCCCCGACCGCCGCGTTGCCCCACCAGCCGTTCCGCTTCAGCCGGATCGGCGGCGCGCTGTAGGCCCAGGCCAGCGCCAGCCCGACCACGGCGGCCCCCAGCCCCCACGGCCCCAGCGCGCTGGCGACCAGCAGGGACAGGGCGGTCCAGCCCAGCGCGATGTAGAAGCCCCAGCGCCCCGGCAGCCGGCCGGAGGGGATCGGCCGGTCCGGTTCGTTGATCGCGTCCACGTCGCGGTCGTACCAGTCGTTGACCGCCTGGCTGGTGGCGCAGATGATTGGACCGGCCAACACGATGCCGGCGATCACCAGCGGCCAGCGGTCACCCGCCGGAACCCCCGACGACACCACCCCGCAGCCATAGGCCCACATGGGGGCGAACCACGTGATGGGCTTGAGCAGTTCCAGGACGGCGGAGGGGGTCGGGTGCGTCATGCCTGGAGTATGATAATTTACACTTTGTCATGTCAATCAAAACTGACACGACAATACCGCGCCAACCCGCTTCTGCCCCGCTACCCCGCTTGGCCACTTTCCGGAATGCGCTCCGGGAGCGCTTTTCCACCGGATCGCCGCGGCCCCCACAGCCTGCCGCTCCACGGGCCGCACCGCGTTGGGCCACGACCCACCCCAAGGTTCGATGCAGGCCGGAGGTGATGCAAGCCGTCGTCCGTAGGTTGCGCCCATGGCGCAACGCATCGCCAAGAATGGAACGGCAGAACGTCTGTAACGGGGCAACCCAGTCGGAAACCGCTCTGGCTCGACATTTAGCCCTCTACTCGCCCGCTGGTTCCAAAGGCAGCGGCAGCGAGCAAGCCGCTCCAGCGCCCTTTGTGTCATGCCGCCATTCCCCGAACGCATGCCTCGGCCACCTATTTCAGCTATTTTTATACCTCTAAATCGCGTCAATGTCGTCTCGGCAAGGACACCATCCCATCGGCACCGTGCCCAGGAGACGATCATGTTCCGCACCCTCTTTGCCGCCGCCCTGATCGCCACCGCTCCGTATGCCGCCCCGGCGTCGGCCGATACCGCTGCCTTCAGCTGCCCGGCCAAAGGCACCGTGATCATGACGACCGACGGTGACCTGATCGAGCACCAGGGCCAGACATCCGCCTCCTACGCTACCATCTGCCGGTATCGCCTCAATCGCCGCCCGCAGAAGTCGCTGTTCGGTGGCCTGTGGACCGGCGACGCCAGCACCGCCAACATCGGTCGGATGCGCGACATAGTCGCCAACCTGTACCCGCTCGCGGTTGGATCGGTTGCGACCGGCACCGTCTACGAGGACCAGGACGGCTACGTCTGGTTCCAGAGGTTCAAAGTCGTGCGCACCGAGACCGTCCGGATCGGCGACACGATCATGGAAGCCTTCGTGATCGAGCACACCGAAACGTCAACGAGCGGCAACACCGAACTTCTGACGACCCATTGGCAGACCCATGACGGCCTCATCGTGAAGCAGACGAGTCAGCGCATTCGCGGCAACTACGTCGGCCCGACGGCGCAGGTGCAGTCCTGGGAAGCCGAATCGATCACCCTCCCCCCTTCCCCGTAATCTCCCGGCCGGCACCCAGACCCAGCCGCCCCGCTCCAGGAGCCACCGTCATGCTGCCCCTCATCGCCGCCATGAATAAGAGGTTGGACTCACTTGATGCCGGGCGGGTGGCTCAAGGCGACACCTTGCGGCGTGAAATCGCGACATTCCTGGCCGCTCGCCGCGGTGCGAATCCCGGAATAGGACGTTGAGTGACCTACCGGCTGTCGGAAGAGGCTGCCGCCGATGTTCATGAGATCATCGGCTGGGTGGTCGATGAGCATGGTCAATACGCTACCCTTCGCTTGTTCGAAGCGCTTGACGAAAAATTCGAAGCAATCGGCGCAGGATGGATCGTCGGTCATACCCGACCGTCTTCTCCCGAGTGTAGCTCCAGGCGTCGCGCCGAAATCAACTGGAGCGGCCGAGGAATGGGCGCTCGAAATTGCGGAACGGTCCGGAGATGCAAGGATTTCTGGTTCGATGTGGATCGATGGAGGCTTGCATGACCACCGTGACATTCTCGATCGCGTCCCGCGGAGATGTGACGCGGCGGACCTTGGCGGCGTTC contains:
- a CDS encoding geranylgeranyl diphosphate reductase, with translation MTGKIYDAVVVGGGPAGATAAEDLARLGRSVLLLDKAGRIKPCGGAIPPRLIREFRIPDYLLVARARSARMISPSERRVDMPIDGGFVGMVDREVFDEYLRDRAALAGAERRTGSFTAVTRDPGGVATVHYAAAEGAGMARTRAVIGADGALSAVARQEVPGSDRMRCVFAYHEIVRSPREGAADFDGSRCDVFYQGRLSPDFYAWIFPHGDTTSIGTGSARKGFALRRSVGDLRAATGLDAVETIRREGAPIPMKPLKRWDNGRDVVLAGDAAGVVAPASGEGIYYAMAGGRFAAEAVEAFLSTGDARALAGARKRFMKAHGRVFWILGMMQHFWYSSDKRRERFVGICRDPDVQKLTWDAYMNKELVRAKPAAHVRIFFKDLAHLLGVVRP
- the chlG gene encoding chlorophyll synthase ChlG → MTHPTPSAVLELLKPITWFAPMWAYGCGVVSSGVPAGDRWPLVIAGIVLAGPIICATSQAVNDWYDRDVDAINEPDRPIPSGRLPGRWGFYIALGWTALSLLVASALGPWGLGAAVVGLALAWAYSAPPIRLKRNGWWGNAAVGACYEGLPWFTGAAVMMAARPDWRILALAGLYSVGAHGIMTLNDFKSVEGDRRMGIASLPASLGVERAARLACAVMVVPQVAVVAMLALWQRPVHAAVVALLLGVQIFLMFRLLESPRERAPWYNATGTSLYVIGMLVGAFALRQTFPEVP